In Juglans microcarpa x Juglans regia isolate MS1-56 chromosome 7D, Jm3101_v1.0, whole genome shotgun sequence, the following are encoded in one genomic region:
- the LOC121238645 gene encoding uncharacterized protein LOC121238645 isoform X1, with protein sequence MVVKLIRWPSRPPLPSRKFEAIIFIHRIEGLCLAQSEGERALVCEIKWKGQKGALSSLRRSVKRNFTKEVGVGDDGVVEWNEGFRSLCSFSSHKEGVFFPWEVSFSVLNGMKEGSRSKIPVVGTASLNLAEHAFAVDRREIQINVSVKVPGCATETSPSLSLSLSLLEWITALEPSETVQKSIACLPLSPCYADTRSTEKDEFSALKAGLRKMKTFTDYVSAGRAKKASPEEESSDGRCSDRSTDPECNYPYYGDSPNDGDAEELSEESKDDSSIKPFNYETLASANCAGARGLSYSNSINDGQDELWIYYSNSKLDVGCYYLESSHASISKQNLQQNSKRNILSWKKRKLSFRSRNAKGEPLLKKHYEEEGGDDIDHDRRQLTSSDESSSGWHKKEGFSSDGSSISEFGDDKFAIGSWECKEVTCRDRQLKLQTQVFFASIDQRSERAAGESACTALVAVVADWLHSNRDETPIKSEFDRLIRDGSLEWRNLCENEAYIEQFPDKHFDLETILQAKIRPLSVVPEKSFIGFFHAGLAEEDFDFLHGAMSFDSIWDEISLSASNCSSNDEPLVFIVCWNDHFFVLKVEEDAYYIIDTLGERLYEGCNEAYILKFDKDTTIVRLSNEGQASDEEPTTDKVQPKNSRETSAEGTLLVQSNELEKSEKEEVVCKGKESCREYIKSFLAAIPIRELEIDIKKGLMGSATFHHRLQIEFHHTRFLHPMAESPVAETGDLQATTLADAQGTSFEV encoded by the exons ATGGTGGTAAAGCTGATACGGTGGCCATCACGGCCCCCGTTGCCATCGAGGAAATTCGAAGCCATAATTTTTATTCACCGGATCGAAGGTCTATGTTTAGCTCAATCCGAGGGAGAAAGGGCATTGGTGTGTGAGATTAAGTGGAAAGGTCAGAAGGGAGCTTTGAGTTCGTTGAGACGCTCTGTAAAGAGAAATTTCACCAAAGAAGTAGGTGTTGGAGATGATGGGGTGGTGGAGTGGAACGAGGGGTTTCGGAGTTTGTGTAGTTTCTCGTCCCACAAGGAGGGTGTGTTTTTTCCATGGGAGGTCTCATTTTCAGTGCTCAAT GGTATGAAGGAAGGGTCCAGGAGCAAGATTCCTGTTGTTGGAACTGCATCATTGAACTTAGCAGAACATGCTTTTGCAGTCGACAGAAGAGAGATTCAAATAAATGTTTCTGTCAAAGTCCCTGGCTGCGCTACTGAGACCAGTCCCTCACTTAGT TTATCTCTCAGTTTATTGGAATGGATAACTGCTCTAGAACCTTCGGAGACAGTGCAGAAATCAATAGCGTGCCTTCCACTGTCACCCTGTTATGCAGACACTCGATCAACTGAGAAAGATGAGTTTTCGGCTCTTAAAGCTGGtctgagaaaaatgaaaacgtTTACAGATTATGTCTCAGCCGGAAGAGCAAAGAAGGCAAGCCCTGAAGAAGAGAGCAGTGATGGCAGGTGCTCTGACAGAAGCACAGATCCTGAGTGCAATTATCCCTATTACGGAGATTCACCTAATGATGGTGATGCCGAGGAGCTATCAGAAGAAAGTAAGGATGATTCTAGTATCAAGCCATTCAATTATGAAACACTGGCCTCTGCAAACTGTGCTGGTGCCAGAGGATTATCATACTCCAATTCGATAAACGATGGTCAAGATGAATTATGGATCTACTACAGCAACAGTAAATTGGATGTTGGATGCTATTATCTTGAAAGTTCACATGCATCAATTTCAAAGCAAAACTTGCAGCAAAATTCAAAGCGGAATATCCTTTcttggaagaagagaaaactaAGCTTCAGGTCTCGTAATGCCAAGGGGGAGCCTCTTCTGAAAAAGCATTACGAAGAGGAAGGTGGGGATGATATCGATCATGATCGTAGGCAGCTTACCTCCTCTGATGAGTCCAGTTCTGGG TGGCATAAGAAAGAAGGTTTCAGCTCTGATGGGTCATCGATATCTGAATTTGGGGATGACAAATTTGCCATAGGTAGTTGGGAGTGCAAGGAAGTAACCTGTCGTGACAGACAATTGAAGCTCCAAACTCAAGTCTTTTTTGCGTCAATTGATCAGAGGAGTGAACGTGCTGCTGGGGAGAGTGCATGTACAGCTCTGGTTGCAGTTGTTGCTGACTGGTTGCATTCCAACCGAGATGAGACTCCCATCAAATCTGAGTTTGACAGGCTAATTAGAGACGGATCATTAGAATGGAGAAATCTTTGTGAGAACGAGGCCTACATAGAACAGTTTCCTGACAAACACTTCGATCTTGAGACCATTCTCCAAGCTAAAATCCGTCCACTTTCTGTAGTTCCAGAGAAGTCCTTTATCGGATTCTTCCATGCAGGACTGGCAGAGGAGGATTTTGACTTCCTACATGGTGCCATGTCATTCGACAGCATTTGGGATGAGATCAGCCTTTCTGCATCGAACTGCTCGAGCAATGACGAACCTTTGGTCTTCATTGTATGTTGGAATGACCACTTCTTTGTCCTAAAGGTGGAGGAGGATGCTTACTATATCATCGACACGTTGGGGGAGAGGCTTTATGAAGGATGCAATGAGGCATACATTCTCAAATTTGATAAAGACACAACTATTGTGCGATTATCAAATGAGGGTCAAGCATCGGATGAAGAACCAACTACTGATAAGGTGCAACCTAAAAACAGTCGGGAAACTTCAGCTGAAGGGACTCTACTAGTCCAATCTAATGAGTTAGAGAAGAGTGAGAAAGAAGAGGTAGTTTGTAAGGGGAAGGAATCATGCAGGGAGTATATTAAGAGCTTCTTGGCCGCAATACCCATAAGGGAATTAGAGATTGATATCAAGAAGGGCTTGATGGGATCAGCAACTTTTCATCACAGGCTACAAATTGAGTTCCACCACACCCGGTTCTTGCACCCGATGGCCGAATCTCCGGTGGCCGAAACAGGTGATTTACAAGCAACCACATTGGCAGATGCACAAGGGACTTCTTTTGAAGTGTAG
- the LOC121238645 gene encoding uncharacterized protein LOC121238645 isoform X2 — protein sequence MFLSKSLAALLRPVPHLVSSIMQLSLSLLEWITALEPSETVQKSIACLPLSPCYADTRSTEKDEFSALKAGLRKMKTFTDYVSAGRAKKASPEEESSDGRCSDRSTDPECNYPYYGDSPNDGDAEELSEESKDDSSIKPFNYETLASANCAGARGLSYSNSINDGQDELWIYYSNSKLDVGCYYLESSHASISKQNLQQNSKRNILSWKKRKLSFRSRNAKGEPLLKKHYEEEGGDDIDHDRRQLTSSDESSSGWHKKEGFSSDGSSISEFGDDKFAIGSWECKEVTCRDRQLKLQTQVFFASIDQRSERAAGESACTALVAVVADWLHSNRDETPIKSEFDRLIRDGSLEWRNLCENEAYIEQFPDKHFDLETILQAKIRPLSVVPEKSFIGFFHAGLAEEDFDFLHGAMSFDSIWDEISLSASNCSSNDEPLVFIVCWNDHFFVLKVEEDAYYIIDTLGERLYEGCNEAYILKFDKDTTIVRLSNEGQASDEEPTTDKVQPKNSRETSAEGTLLVQSNELEKSEKEEVVCKGKESCREYIKSFLAAIPIRELEIDIKKGLMGSATFHHRLQIEFHHTRFLHPMAESPVAETGDLQATTLADAQGTSFEV from the exons ATGTTTCTGTCAAAGTCCCTGGCTGCGCTACTGAGACCAGTCCCTCACTTAGT TTCATCCATAATGCAGTTATCTCTCAGTTTATTGGAATGGATAACTGCTCTAGAACCTTCGGAGACAGTGCAGAAATCAATAGCGTGCCTTCCACTGTCACCCTGTTATGCAGACACTCGATCAACTGAGAAAGATGAGTTTTCGGCTCTTAAAGCTGGtctgagaaaaatgaaaacgtTTACAGATTATGTCTCAGCCGGAAGAGCAAAGAAGGCAAGCCCTGAAGAAGAGAGCAGTGATGGCAGGTGCTCTGACAGAAGCACAGATCCTGAGTGCAATTATCCCTATTACGGAGATTCACCTAATGATGGTGATGCCGAGGAGCTATCAGAAGAAAGTAAGGATGATTCTAGTATCAAGCCATTCAATTATGAAACACTGGCCTCTGCAAACTGTGCTGGTGCCAGAGGATTATCATACTCCAATTCGATAAACGATGGTCAAGATGAATTATGGATCTACTACAGCAACAGTAAATTGGATGTTGGATGCTATTATCTTGAAAGTTCACATGCATCAATTTCAAAGCAAAACTTGCAGCAAAATTCAAAGCGGAATATCCTTTcttggaagaagagaaaactaAGCTTCAGGTCTCGTAATGCCAAGGGGGAGCCTCTTCTGAAAAAGCATTACGAAGAGGAAGGTGGGGATGATATCGATCATGATCGTAGGCAGCTTACCTCCTCTGATGAGTCCAGTTCTGGG TGGCATAAGAAAGAAGGTTTCAGCTCTGATGGGTCATCGATATCTGAATTTGGGGATGACAAATTTGCCATAGGTAGTTGGGAGTGCAAGGAAGTAACCTGTCGTGACAGACAATTGAAGCTCCAAACTCAAGTCTTTTTTGCGTCAATTGATCAGAGGAGTGAACGTGCTGCTGGGGAGAGTGCATGTACAGCTCTGGTTGCAGTTGTTGCTGACTGGTTGCATTCCAACCGAGATGAGACTCCCATCAAATCTGAGTTTGACAGGCTAATTAGAGACGGATCATTAGAATGGAGAAATCTTTGTGAGAACGAGGCCTACATAGAACAGTTTCCTGACAAACACTTCGATCTTGAGACCATTCTCCAAGCTAAAATCCGTCCACTTTCTGTAGTTCCAGAGAAGTCCTTTATCGGATTCTTCCATGCAGGACTGGCAGAGGAGGATTTTGACTTCCTACATGGTGCCATGTCATTCGACAGCATTTGGGATGAGATCAGCCTTTCTGCATCGAACTGCTCGAGCAATGACGAACCTTTGGTCTTCATTGTATGTTGGAATGACCACTTCTTTGTCCTAAAGGTGGAGGAGGATGCTTACTATATCATCGACACGTTGGGGGAGAGGCTTTATGAAGGATGCAATGAGGCATACATTCTCAAATTTGATAAAGACACAACTATTGTGCGATTATCAAATGAGGGTCAAGCATCGGATGAAGAACCAACTACTGATAAGGTGCAACCTAAAAACAGTCGGGAAACTTCAGCTGAAGGGACTCTACTAGTCCAATCTAATGAGTTAGAGAAGAGTGAGAAAGAAGAGGTAGTTTGTAAGGGGAAGGAATCATGCAGGGAGTATATTAAGAGCTTCTTGGCCGCAATACCCATAAGGGAATTAGAGATTGATATCAAGAAGGGCTTGATGGGATCAGCAACTTTTCATCACAGGCTACAAATTGAGTTCCACCACACCCGGTTCTTGCACCCGATGGCCGAATCTCCGGTGGCCGAAACAGGTGATTTACAAGCAACCACATTGGCAGATGCACAAGGGACTTCTTTTGAAGTGTAG
- the LOC121238658 gene encoding uncharacterized protein At3g28850-like, producing MKGIIKGKLLKKLKSIRPIGYLKVPDRILQVTALSEEHAEPIPINQYLEVQTELVCNELKPKKAIQSGVIAQEPDIIDVAELMRDLEEDFDEDLDNKENIVPPMEAEDPVSFHKKENLLRSEPEFRKNRALEPSELGTDICRQTPLSEIDISSFRRPDLNSSSLFDPNLLAAFEKAMKEHIRISEPEKIARIEQESLEKKEEEDEEPPLKARRVEEDDPLLGFEEKCPQGGRDSVIFYTTTLRGVRKTFEQCQSIRFLLESFRVLFYERDVSMHMEFKEEMWGLLDGKPLPPRLFIRGRYIGGAEEVLTLHEQGTFRPLFQGVPMDNSNGACEGCAGVRFVLCFNCNGSHRVVDDDGQSNMCEVCNENGLIICPFCC from the coding sequence ATGAAGGGAATTATCAAGGGAAAGCTGTTAAAGAAGCTCAAGTCGATTCGACCTATTGGGTATCTGAAAGTACCTGATCGAATTCTTCAAGTAACTGCATTATCAGAAGAGCATGCTGAGCCTATTCCGATTAATCAGTATCTTGAAGTTCAGACAGAGTTGGTCTGCAATGAATTGAAGCCGAAGAAGGCAATACAGAGCGGTGTGATAGCGCAAGAGCCTGACATTATCGATGTGGCAGAGCTTATGAGAGACCTTGAAGAGGATTTTGACGAGGATTTGGACAACAAAGAGAACATTGTGCCGCCAATGGAAGCAGAAGACCCGGTGTCTTTCCATAAAAAAGAGAACTTACTGAGATCGGAGCCCGAATTCAGGAAGAACAGAGCTTTGGAACCGTCGGAATTGGGAACTGATATATGCCGACAAACCCCTTTATCGGAGATTGACATCTCGTCTTTCCGGCGGCCGGACTTGAACTCCAGCAGCCTCTTCGACCCAAACCTACTTGCCGCCTTTGAGAAAGCGATGAAAGAGCATATTCGAATTAGTGAACCAGAGAAAATAGCCAGAATCGAGCAAGAGAGCcttgaaaagaaagaagaagaagacgaggagCCCCCGTTAAAAGCACGTCGCGTGGAGGAAGACGACCCGCTTTTAGGCTTCGAAGAGAAGTGCCCGCAGGGGGGTAGAGACTCGGTAATCTTCTACACGACGACGCTTCGAGGGGTAAGAAAGACGTTCGAACAATGCCAAAGCATTCGTTTTCTTTTAGAGAGCTTTCGGGTACTATTCTACGAGCGGGACGTGTCGATGCATATGGAGTTCAAAGAAGAGATGTGGGGGCTTTTGGACGGCAAACCACTTCCTCCGAGGCTTTTCATAAGGGGGAGATATATTGGCGGAGCCGAAGAGGTTTTGACATTGCATGAGCAAGGGACGTTCCGGCCGCTTTTTCAAGGGGTCCCGATGGATAATTCCAATGGTGCGTGTGAAGGGTGCGCCGGAGTCCGATTTGTGCTCTGCTTCAACTGCAATGGCAGCCACAGAGTCGTTGACGATGATGGACAGTCGAATATGTGCGAAGTGTGTAATGAGAATGGCTTAATTATATGCCCCTTTTGCTGCTGA
- the LOC121239444 gene encoding cucumber peeling cupredoxin-like, protein MVVMALAFWWVQFFGLTSGCSPPAGCPSPCSSTSVRYYQVGSVWSIPPSPTYYANWSSSNFFRTGDFLSFNFKTGENDVIQVSRHEYESCTSCNPFNVMNFGPANFQLTEEGVFYFISNFSNYCALGLKVSVKVHGCSSINGSQSAPSPSPSPLPAPPSSSPSRPAPPRKPPVPSPAPSTSPNYGYPPEVGAPANTDHDKSMATLMERGRWFGVGSFEIIFRLAFEICLVGFVILG, encoded by the exons ATGGTGGTCATGGCATTGGCATTTTGGTGGGTTCAGTTCTTTGGTTTGACATCGGGTTGCTCCCCTCCAGCTGGTTGCCCATCACCATGCAGCTCAACTAGCGTCCGATATTACCAAGTTGGCTCTGTCTGGTCCATTCCACCATCCCCAACTTATTACGCCAACTGGTCCTCCTCCAATTTCTTCCGCACCGGCGACTTTCTCA GTTTTAATTTCAAAACGGGAGAAAACGATGTGATTCAAGTGTCAAGACACGAGTACGAGAGTTGCACCTCCTGCAACCCCTTTAATGTCATGAACTTTGGTCCTGCAAACTTTCAACTCACCGAGGAAGGCGTCTTCTATTTTATCAGCAACTTCTCCAACTACTGTGCGCTTGGGCTGAAAGTTTCGGTCAAGGTGCACGGGTGCTCCTCCATTAACGGATCTCAGTCTGCTCCATCACCGTCACCTTCTCCGCTTCCTGCTCCTCCATCTTCATCGCCTTCACGGCCAGCTCCTCCGCGTAAACCTCCAGTTCCAAGCCCGGCACCATCGACGTCACCTAATTATGGCTATCCTCCAGAAGTTGGTGCTCCGGCCAATACTGATCATGACAAGTCTATGGCAACATTAATGGAGCGTGGAAGGTGGTTCGGCGTGGGTTCTTTTGAAATTATCTTTCGCTTGGcttttgaaatttgtttggtGGGATTTGTCATTCTTGGATGA
- the LOC121238670 gene encoding zinc finger protein GIS2-like isoform X2, with product MSSGSQSRSRSRSRSPLDRKIRSDRFSYRDAPYRRDSRRGFSRDNLCKNCKRPGHFARECPNVAICHNCGLPGHIASECTTKSLCWNCREPGHMASSCPNEGICHTCGKAGHRARECTAPALPPGDLRLCNNCYKQGHIAADCTNEKACNNCRKTGHLARDCPNDPICNLCNVAGHVARQCPKSNIIGERGGSVRSGGYRDVVCRNCQQLGHMSRDCMGPLMICHNCGGRGHLAYECPSGRFMDRYPRRY from the exons ATGAGTTCAGGCAGCCAGAGCAGAAGCAGGAGCAGGAGCAGGAGCCCATTGGATCGTAAGATCCGTTCTGATCGCTTTTCCTATCGTGATGCACCTTACAGGAGAGATTCACGTCGGGGTTTCAG CCGTGACAATCTGTGTAAGAATTGCAAACGTCCAGGTCACTTTGCTAGAGAATGCCCTAATGTGGCAATTTGTCACAATTGTGGCCTACCTGG GCATATTGCTTCAGAATGCACTACAAAGTCACTATGTTGGAACTGCCGAGAACCTGGCCACATGGCCAGCAGTTGTCCAAATGAGGGCATCTGCCACACCTGTGGTAAGGCTGGACATCGTGCTAGAGAGTGCACAGCTCCTGCACTACCCCCTGGGGACTTGAGGCTTTGCAACAACTGTTATAAGCAGGGTCATATTGCAGCTGACTGTACAAATGAGAAGGCATGCAACAATTGTAGGAAGACAGGTCACTTGGCACGCGATTGCCCAAATGATCCCATCTGCAACTTGTGCAATGTAGCAGGGCATGTGGCTAGACAGTGTCCGAAATCCAATATTATTGGCGAGCGCGGTGGTAGTGTTCGCAGTGGTGGTTACCGTGATGTTGTATGCAGGAACTGCCAGCAGCTGGGCCATATGAGCAGGGATTGCATGGGCCCCTTGATGATCTGTCACAACTGTGGTGGACGTGGACATCTGGCATATGAGTGCCCGTCTGGCAGGTTTATGGATCGCTATCCCAGGAGATACTGA
- the LOC121239445 gene encoding putative RING-H2 finger protein ATL71 has translation MDMITGSMMGYCVHDDFRFAIVFPLGIILLLILLSYLVYFFGTRLYPSASHRLSQTGRSPQNLDQQGAVFVAIKVGLDEAILHNFPKLLYAQYILQNSSSGASSSCCICLDDYKESDVLLTLLPDCGHLFHPNCIHPWLRMHPNCPLCRNTLVPVPNTSLSRAD, from the coding sequence ATGGACATGATTACTGGTAGCATGATGGGCTACTGCGTTCATGATGATTTTCGTTTTGCGATCGTATTCCCTCTGGGAATCATCCTACTCCTCATCCTACTCTCataccttgtttattttttcggCACCCGCCTTTACCCGTCTGCATCTCATCGTCTTAGTCAAACCGGCCGTTCCCCACAAAATCTTGATCAGCAAGGCGCAGTCTTCGTCGCCATTAAAGTTGGCCTTGATGAAGCCATTCTCCACAACTTCCCAAAGCTCCTCTACGCCCAATACATACTCCAAAATAGCAGCTCGGgcgcttcttcttcttgttgcaTATGCTTGGACGATTATAAAGAAAGCGACGTGCTGCTGACGTTGCTGCCTGATTGTGGCCATCTCTTCCATCCAAATTGCATCCATCCATGGTTAAGGATGCATCCCAATTGTCCACTATGCCGGAATACGCTCGTCCCAGTTCCAAACACATCTCTCTCTAGAGCTGATTGA
- the LOC121238670 gene encoding zinc finger protein GIS2-like isoform X1 yields MPSPPYLPILPSSFLIFPFSSSLNPSLQTPSAHWWPPSHLSPNCYKNPPSLESRDNLCKNCKRPGHFARECPNVAICHNCGLPGHIASECTTKSLCWNCREPGHMASSCPNEGICHTCGKAGHRARECTAPALPPGDLRLCNNCYKQGHIAADCTNEKACNNCRKTGHLARDCPNDPICNLCNVAGHVARQCPKSNIIGERGGSVRSGGYRDVVCRNCQQLGHMSRDCMGPLMICHNCGGRGHLAYECPSGRFMDRYPRRY; encoded by the exons ATGCCTTCTCCTCCTTATCTCCCGATCcttccttcttcctttctcattttccccttttcatcttctctcaacCCTAGCCTCCAAACGCCGTCAGCCCACTGGTGGCCTCCGTCGCATCTCAGCCCTAACTGTTACAAGAACCCACCGTCCTTGGAGAG CCGTGACAATCTGTGTAAGAATTGCAAACGTCCAGGTCACTTTGCTAGAGAATGCCCTAATGTGGCAATTTGTCACAATTGTGGCCTACCTGG GCATATTGCTTCAGAATGCACTACAAAGTCACTATGTTGGAACTGCCGAGAACCTGGCCACATGGCCAGCAGTTGTCCAAATGAGGGCATCTGCCACACCTGTGGTAAGGCTGGACATCGTGCTAGAGAGTGCACAGCTCCTGCACTACCCCCTGGGGACTTGAGGCTTTGCAACAACTGTTATAAGCAGGGTCATATTGCAGCTGACTGTACAAATGAGAAGGCATGCAACAATTGTAGGAAGACAGGTCACTTGGCACGCGATTGCCCAAATGATCCCATCTGCAACTTGTGCAATGTAGCAGGGCATGTGGCTAGACAGTGTCCGAAATCCAATATTATTGGCGAGCGCGGTGGTAGTGTTCGCAGTGGTGGTTACCGTGATGTTGTATGCAGGAACTGCCAGCAGCTGGGCCATATGAGCAGGGATTGCATGGGCCCCTTGATGATCTGTCACAACTGTGGTGGACGTGGACATCTGGCATATGAGTGCCCGTCTGGCAGGTTTATGGATCGCTATCCCAGGAGATACTGA